A window from Citrus sinensis cultivar Valencia sweet orange chromosome 3, DVS_A1.0, whole genome shotgun sequence encodes these proteins:
- the LOC102616657 gene encoding type I inositol polyphosphate 5-phosphatase 12-like isoform X3 codes for MEDEDKEALAGLSPVPPPRKVHSYSQQLRGTTGSKRPHPVRKHSLDDIPRPTNTCTTTATTTVADHFYDSSDDDLFSNNSNVITTSGVPVNEDYVCPGPDAADDQQQHKPFQPMVEFIGSGGGTGIFKVPSRAAVHPGRPPCLELRPHPLKETQAGRFLRNIACTDTQLWAGQECGVRFWNLEDSYEPGAGIGGRVRRGDEDAAPFYESANTSPTMCLMVDCGNRLVWTGHKDGKIRSWKMDQTLDDANNPFKEGLSWQAHRGPVLAMIFSSQGDLWSGGEGGVIKIWPWESIEKSLSLKPEEKHMAALLVERSFIDLRAQVTVNGACSISSTEIKCMLSDHARARVWCAQPLSFSLWDARSKELLKVFNIEGHIENRVDTQSVQDQPVEDEMKVKFVSSNKKEKPHGFLQRSRNAIMGAADAVRRVATRGAGAFVDDTKRTEAMVLTADGMIWTGCTNGLLVQWDGNGNRVSDILHHQCAVQCFCTYGSRMYVGYVSGYLQILDLDGNLTASWIAHSSPVLKLAVGVDHIYSLAAHGGIRGWTFTSPSPLDNIIRSEIAAKEAVYLRRDDVRILVGTWNVGQGRASHESLLSWLGSVSSDVGIVAVGLQEVEMGAGFLAMSAAKETVGLEGSAIGQWWQDTIGKALDEGTTFERMGSRQLAGLLISFWVRKNLRTHVGDVDAAAVPCGFGRAIGNKGGVGLRIRVYDRTICFVNCHLAAHLEAVNRRNADYDHIYRNMVFSRSTSTLNSASAGVSTAVNMMKTSNTTTTLNTEETKPDLAEADMVIFFGDFNYRLFGISYDEARDFVSQRCFDWLREKDQLRAEMKAGKVFQGMREAIIRFPPTYKFERHRPGLAGYDSGEKKRIPAWCDRIIYRDSRSTPVSECSLECPVVSSILLYDAVMDVTESDHKPVHCKFHVKIAHVDRSERRRVFGEILKNNENTIKSMLDEYRIIPETIVSTESIVLQNQDTCTLRITNKSAQEKAIFKIICDGQSTVKDDGDASDYRLRGSFGFPRWLEVLFLISSKLEVLEPRHFTDLNARLVFCPFQVTPAAGVIKPDSYIEVSVHHEEFHTLEEFVDGIPQNWWCEDTRDKEVMLSLVVQGCCSNDTRKHQIRVRHCFSAKTVRIDSKSNGSRKHQGGSTNRSEPRQPSGSSDGSDDRRS; via the exons ATGGAGGATGAAGACAAAGAAGCGCTTGCAGGCCTCAGCCCCGTTCCCCCGCCCCGCAAAGTCCACTCCTACAGCCAGCAGCTCCGCGGAACCACCGGGTCAAAACGCCCACACCCCGTTCGCAAACACAGCCTTGATGACATTCCAAGGCCTACTAATACTTGtacaacaacagcaacaacgaCAGTTGCTGACCATTTTTATGATTCTTCTGATGATGACTTGTTCAGTAACAACTCCAACGTTATTACCACTTCAGGGGTCCCTGTTAACGAGGATTACGTGTGCCCCGGTCCTGATGCCGCTGATGATCAGCAGCAACATAAGCCCTTTCAACCAATGGTTGAGTTCATTGGCAGTGGTGGTGGAACAGGTATATTTAAAGTGCCTAGTAGGGCGGCTGTTCACCCTGGACGGCCGCCCTGTCTTGAGCTGAGGCCGCACCCGTTAAAGGAGACTCAAGCTGGGAGGTTCTTGAGGAACATTGCTTGCACGGACACTCAGTTGTGGGCAGGACAGGAATGTGGGGTGAGGTTTTGGAATCTTGAGGATTCGTACGAGCCTGGGGCTGGGATTGGGGGCAGAGTTAGGAGAGGGGATGAGGATGCGGCACCGTTTTATGAGTCTGCGAATACTTCTCCTACAATGTGTTTGATGGTTGATTGTGGGAATAGGTTAGTTTGGACTGGACATAAGGATGGGAAGATTAGGTCTTGGAAGATGGATCAAACTTTGGATGATGCTAATAATCCTTTTAAAGAAGGCCTGTCTTGGCAGGCGCATCGCGGTCCTGTTCTTGCTATGATTTTTAGCTCCCAAG GCGATTTATGGTCAGGGGGAGAGGGTGGTGTGATCAAGATCTGGCCATGGGAATCTATTgaaaaatctctctctcttaaaCCAGAGGAAAAGCACATGGCTGCTTTGTTGGTCGAAAGATCATTCATTGACCTCAGGGCCCAAGTAACAGTAAATGGAGCATGTAGTATATCCTCTACAGAAATCAAGTGCATGTTATCAGATCATGCAAGAGCTAGAGTTTGGTGTGCTCAGCCTCTTTCCTTCTCACTTTG GGATGCCCGTTCAAAGGAACTTCTGaaagtttttaatattgaaggTCACATTGAGAATCGAGTGGACACGCAATCGGTCCAAGATCAACCTGTAGAAGATGAGATGAAGGtaaaatttgtttcttcaaaCAAAAAGGAGAAACCTCACGGTTTTTTGCAACGGTCACGTAATGCCATTATGGGAGCTGCAGATGCTGTTCGCCGAGTTGCAACAAGGGGTGCAGGGGCATTTGTAGATGATACCAAAAGGACAGAAGCAATGGTACTAACGGCTGATGGAATGATCTGGACTGGATGTACTAATGGCCTACTTGTCCAATGGGATGGAAATGGAAATCGTGTGAGTGATATTCTTCACCATCAGTGTGCTGTCCAATGCTTTTGCACTTATGGAAGTAGAATGTATGTGGGATATGTTAGCGGCTACTTGCAAATTTTGGACCTTGATGGGAATCTGACAGCATCCTGGATTGCTCATAGCAGTCCTGTGTTAAAGTTGGCAGTTGGGGTTGACCATATCTATAGCTTGGCTGCTCATGGTGGTATACGTGGTTGGACCTTCACATCCCCATCACCTCTTGACAACATAATCCGATCAGAAATTGCTGCAAAAGAAGCCGTATACTTGAGAAGAGATGATGTCAGAATCTTAGTTGGAACGTGGAATGTTGGCCAAGGAAGAGCCTCTCATGAATCACTTCTGTCATGGCTGGGTTCTGTTTCATCAGATGTTGGCATTGTCGCTGTTGGCTTGCAAGAAGTAGAAATGGGGGCAGGTTTCCTTGCAATGTCTGCAGCTAAGGAAACT GTAGGACTTGAAGGGAGTGCTATAGGACAGTGGTGGCAGGATACTATAGGGAAAGCGTTGGACGAAGGAACGACTTTCGAACGTATGGGTTCTAGGCAGCTGGCAGGCTTGCTAATATCATTTTG GGTAAGAAAAAATCTTAGAACACATGTTGGGGATGTTGATGCTGCGGCAGTTCCTTGTGGCTTTGGTCGTGCAATTGGCAACAAG GGAGGGGTAGGTTTGAGAATCAGAGTCTACGACAGGACTATTTGCTTTGTGAACTGTCACCTGGCAGCACACTTGGAAGCTGTCAACCGTAGGAATGCTGATTATGATCACATATATAGAAATATGGTCTTCAGCAGATCGACAAGTACACTTAATTCTGCATCTG CTGGTGTCTCAACTGCCGTCAACATGATGAAGACTTCAAAT ACTACTACTACTCTGAATACTGAAGAAACAAAGCCTGATTTAGCTGAAGCAGATATGGTTATATTTTTTGGTGATTTTAACTATAGACTTTTTGGAATATCTTACGATGAAGCAAGAGACTTTGTTTCCCAAAGATGCTTCGATTGGCTGAGAGAAAAAGATCAGCTCCGGGCAGAGATGAAAGCAGGCAAAGTTTTCCAAGGCATGCGAGAAGCAATCATAAGATTCCCTCCAACTTACAAGTTTGAAAGGCACCGGCCTGGTTTAGCAG GATATGATTCTGGGGAGAAAAAACGAATTCCTGCTTGGTGTGACAGAATAATCTATCGGGACAGTCGTTCAACACCAGTGTCTGAATGTAGTTTGGAGTGCCCAGTAGTCTCATCAATTTTACT GTATGATGCTGTCATGGATGTGACTGAGAGTGATCACAAACCTGTCCACTGTAAATTCCATGTAAAAATTGCCCATGTGGATAGATCAGAAAGAAGACGAGTGTTTGGGGAAATTCTGAAGAATAATGAAAACACAATCAAGTCCATGCTTGATGAATATCGTATTATTCCAGAAACCATAGTCAGCACTGAAAGCATAGTCCTTCAAAACCAGGACACATGCACTCTAAGAATCACCAACAAAAGTGCACAGGAGAAAGCCatattcaaaatcatttgTGATGGTCAGTCCACTGTCAAGGATGATGgggatgcatctgattatcgTTTAAGGGGCTCTTTTGGCTTTCCCAGATGGCTTGAGGTATTGTTTCTTATTTCTTCTAAATTGGAAGTACTTGAGCCTCGACACTTCACTGACCTGAATGCAAGA CTTGTTTTCTGTCCATTTCAGGTTACACCAGCAGCAGGCGTAATCAAACCTGATAGTTACATAGAGGTCTCCGTACATCACGAAGAGTTCCATACTCTCGAAGAGTTTGTTGATGGGATCCCACAAAACTGGTGGTGTGAAGACACCAGAGATAAGGAAGTGATGTTGTCTTTGGTAGTCCAAGGCTGTTGCTCAAATGACACAAGAAAGCACCAAATCCGTGTTCGTCACTGTTTCTCCGCCAAGACAGTCCGCATAGACTCAAAATCCAATGGTTCACGGAAACACCAGGGAGGTTCCACAAACCGATCAGAACCTCGGCAGCCAAGTGGTTCTTCAGACGGCTCAGATGATCGCCGAAGTTAA
- the LOC102616657 gene encoding type I inositol polyphosphate 5-phosphatase 12-like isoform X2: MEDEDKEALAGLSPVPPPRKVHSYSQQLRGTTGSKRPHPVRKHSLDDIPRPTNTCTTTATTTVADHFYDSSDDDLFSNNSNVITTSGVPVNEDYVCPGPDAADDQQQHKPFQPMVEFIGSGGGTGIFKVPSRAAVHPGRPPCLELRPHPLKETQAGRFLRNIACTDTQLWAGQECGVRFWNLEDSYEPGAGIGGRVRRGDEDAAPFYESANTSPTMCLMVDCGNRLVWTGHKDGKIRSWKMDQTLDDANNPFKEGLSWQAHRGPVLAMIFSSQGDLWSGGEGGVIKIWPWESIEKSLSLKPEEKHMAALLVERSFIDLRAQVTVNGACSISSTEIKCMLSDHARARVWCAQPLSFSLWDARSKELLKVFNIEGHIENRVDTQSVQDQPVEDEMKVKFVSSNKKEKPHGFLQRSRNAIMGAADAVRRVATRGAGAFVDDTKRTEAMVLTADGMIWTGCTNGLLVQWDGNGNRVSDILHHQCAVQCFCTYGSRMYVGYVSGYLQILDLDGNLTASWIAHSSPVLKLAVGVDHIYSLAAHGGIRGWTFTSPSPLDNIIRSEIAAKEAVYLRRDDVRILVGTWNVGQGRASHESLLSWLGSVSSDVGIVAVGLQEVEMGAGFLAMSAAKETVGLEGSAIGQWWQDTIGKALDEGTTFERMGSRQLAGLLISFWVRKNLRTHVGDVDAAAVPCGFGRAIGNKGGVGLRIRVYDRTICFVNCHLAAHLEAVNRRNADYDHIYRNMVFSRSTSTLNSASAGVSTAVNMMKTSNTTTTLNTEETKPDLAEADMVIFFGDFNYRLFGISYDEARDFVSQRCFDWLREKDQLRAEMKAGKVFQGMREAIIRFPPTYKFERHRPGLAGYDSGEKKRIPAWCDRIIYRDSRSTPVSECSLECPVVSSILLYDAVMDVTESDHKPVHCKFHVKIAHVDRSERRRVFGEILKNNENTIKSMLDEYRIIPETIVSTESIVLQNQDTCTLRITNKSAQEKAIFKIICDGQSTVKDDGDASDYRLRGSFGFPRWLEVTPAAGVIKPDSYIEVSVHHEEFHTLEEFVDGIPQNWWCEDTRDKEVMLSLVVQGCCSNDTRKHQIRVRHCFSAKTVRIDSKSNGSRKHQGGSTNRSEPRQPSGSSDGSDDRRS, encoded by the exons ATGGAGGATGAAGACAAAGAAGCGCTTGCAGGCCTCAGCCCCGTTCCCCCGCCCCGCAAAGTCCACTCCTACAGCCAGCAGCTCCGCGGAACCACCGGGTCAAAACGCCCACACCCCGTTCGCAAACACAGCCTTGATGACATTCCAAGGCCTACTAATACTTGtacaacaacagcaacaacgaCAGTTGCTGACCATTTTTATGATTCTTCTGATGATGACTTGTTCAGTAACAACTCCAACGTTATTACCACTTCAGGGGTCCCTGTTAACGAGGATTACGTGTGCCCCGGTCCTGATGCCGCTGATGATCAGCAGCAACATAAGCCCTTTCAACCAATGGTTGAGTTCATTGGCAGTGGTGGTGGAACAGGTATATTTAAAGTGCCTAGTAGGGCGGCTGTTCACCCTGGACGGCCGCCCTGTCTTGAGCTGAGGCCGCACCCGTTAAAGGAGACTCAAGCTGGGAGGTTCTTGAGGAACATTGCTTGCACGGACACTCAGTTGTGGGCAGGACAGGAATGTGGGGTGAGGTTTTGGAATCTTGAGGATTCGTACGAGCCTGGGGCTGGGATTGGGGGCAGAGTTAGGAGAGGGGATGAGGATGCGGCACCGTTTTATGAGTCTGCGAATACTTCTCCTACAATGTGTTTGATGGTTGATTGTGGGAATAGGTTAGTTTGGACTGGACATAAGGATGGGAAGATTAGGTCTTGGAAGATGGATCAAACTTTGGATGATGCTAATAATCCTTTTAAAGAAGGCCTGTCTTGGCAGGCGCATCGCGGTCCTGTTCTTGCTATGATTTTTAGCTCCCAAG GCGATTTATGGTCAGGGGGAGAGGGTGGTGTGATCAAGATCTGGCCATGGGAATCTATTgaaaaatctctctctcttaaaCCAGAGGAAAAGCACATGGCTGCTTTGTTGGTCGAAAGATCATTCATTGACCTCAGGGCCCAAGTAACAGTAAATGGAGCATGTAGTATATCCTCTACAGAAATCAAGTGCATGTTATCAGATCATGCAAGAGCTAGAGTTTGGTGTGCTCAGCCTCTTTCCTTCTCACTTTG GGATGCCCGTTCAAAGGAACTTCTGaaagtttttaatattgaaggTCACATTGAGAATCGAGTGGACACGCAATCGGTCCAAGATCAACCTGTAGAAGATGAGATGAAGGtaaaatttgtttcttcaaaCAAAAAGGAGAAACCTCACGGTTTTTTGCAACGGTCACGTAATGCCATTATGGGAGCTGCAGATGCTGTTCGCCGAGTTGCAACAAGGGGTGCAGGGGCATTTGTAGATGATACCAAAAGGACAGAAGCAATGGTACTAACGGCTGATGGAATGATCTGGACTGGATGTACTAATGGCCTACTTGTCCAATGGGATGGAAATGGAAATCGTGTGAGTGATATTCTTCACCATCAGTGTGCTGTCCAATGCTTTTGCACTTATGGAAGTAGAATGTATGTGGGATATGTTAGCGGCTACTTGCAAATTTTGGACCTTGATGGGAATCTGACAGCATCCTGGATTGCTCATAGCAGTCCTGTGTTAAAGTTGGCAGTTGGGGTTGACCATATCTATAGCTTGGCTGCTCATGGTGGTATACGTGGTTGGACCTTCACATCCCCATCACCTCTTGACAACATAATCCGATCAGAAATTGCTGCAAAAGAAGCCGTATACTTGAGAAGAGATGATGTCAGAATCTTAGTTGGAACGTGGAATGTTGGCCAAGGAAGAGCCTCTCATGAATCACTTCTGTCATGGCTGGGTTCTGTTTCATCAGATGTTGGCATTGTCGCTGTTGGCTTGCAAGAAGTAGAAATGGGGGCAGGTTTCCTTGCAATGTCTGCAGCTAAGGAAACT GTAGGACTTGAAGGGAGTGCTATAGGACAGTGGTGGCAGGATACTATAGGGAAAGCGTTGGACGAAGGAACGACTTTCGAACGTATGGGTTCTAGGCAGCTGGCAGGCTTGCTAATATCATTTTG GGTAAGAAAAAATCTTAGAACACATGTTGGGGATGTTGATGCTGCGGCAGTTCCTTGTGGCTTTGGTCGTGCAATTGGCAACAAG GGAGGGGTAGGTTTGAGAATCAGAGTCTACGACAGGACTATTTGCTTTGTGAACTGTCACCTGGCAGCACACTTGGAAGCTGTCAACCGTAGGAATGCTGATTATGATCACATATATAGAAATATGGTCTTCAGCAGATCGACAAGTACACTTAATTCTGCATCTG CTGGTGTCTCAACTGCCGTCAACATGATGAAGACTTCAAAT ACTACTACTACTCTGAATACTGAAGAAACAAAGCCTGATTTAGCTGAAGCAGATATGGTTATATTTTTTGGTGATTTTAACTATAGACTTTTTGGAATATCTTACGATGAAGCAAGAGACTTTGTTTCCCAAAGATGCTTCGATTGGCTGAGAGAAAAAGATCAGCTCCGGGCAGAGATGAAAGCAGGCAAAGTTTTCCAAGGCATGCGAGAAGCAATCATAAGATTCCCTCCAACTTACAAGTTTGAAAGGCACCGGCCTGGTTTAGCAG GATATGATTCTGGGGAGAAAAAACGAATTCCTGCTTGGTGTGACAGAATAATCTATCGGGACAGTCGTTCAACACCAGTGTCTGAATGTAGTTTGGAGTGCCCAGTAGTCTCATCAATTTTACT GTATGATGCTGTCATGGATGTGACTGAGAGTGATCACAAACCTGTCCACTGTAAATTCCATGTAAAAATTGCCCATGTGGATAGATCAGAAAGAAGACGAGTGTTTGGGGAAATTCTGAAGAATAATGAAAACACAATCAAGTCCATGCTTGATGAATATCGTATTATTCCAGAAACCATAGTCAGCACTGAAAGCATAGTCCTTCAAAACCAGGACACATGCACTCTAAGAATCACCAACAAAAGTGCACAGGAGAAAGCCatattcaaaatcatttgTGATGGTCAGTCCACTGTCAAGGATGATGgggatgcatctgattatcgTTTAAGGGGCTCTTTTGGCTTTCCCAGATGGCTTGAG GTTACACCAGCAGCAGGCGTAATCAAACCTGATAGTTACATAGAGGTCTCCGTACATCACGAAGAGTTCCATACTCTCGAAGAGTTTGTTGATGGGATCCCACAAAACTGGTGGTGTGAAGACACCAGAGATAAGGAAGTGATGTTGTCTTTGGTAGTCCAAGGCTGTTGCTCAAATGACACAAGAAAGCACCAAATCCGTGTTCGTCACTGTTTCTCCGCCAAGACAGTCCGCATAGACTCAAAATCCAATGGTTCACGGAAACACCAGGGAGGTTCCACAAACCGATCAGAACCTCGGCAGCCAAGTGGTTCTTCAGACGGCTCAGATGATCGCCGAAGTTAA
- the LOC102616657 gene encoding type I inositol polyphosphate 5-phosphatase 13-like isoform X1: protein MEDEDKEALAGLSPVPPPRKVHSYSQQLRGTTGSKRPHPVRKHSLDDIPRPTNTCTTTATTTVADHFYDSSDDDLFSNNSNVITTSGVPVNEDYVCPGPDAADDQQQHKPFQPMVEFIGSGGGTGIFKVPSRAAVHPGRPPCLELRPHPLKETQAGRFLRNIACTDTQLWAGQECGVRFWNLEDSYEPGAGIGGRVRRGDEDAAPFYESANTSPTMCLMVDCGNRLVWTGHKDGKIRSWKMDQTLDDANNPFKEGLSWQAHRGPVLAMIFSSQGDLWSGGEGGVIKIWPWESIEKSLSLKPEEKHMAALLVERSFIDLRAQVTVNGACSISSTEIKCMLSDHARARVWCAQPLSFSLWDARSKELLKVFNIEGHIENRVDTQSVQDQPVEDEMKVKFVSSNKKEKPHGFLQRSRNAIMGAADAVRRVATRGAGAFVDDTKRTEAMVLTADGMIWTGCTNGLLVQWDGNGNRVSDILHHQCAVQCFCTYGSRMYVGYVSGYLQILDLDGNLTASWIAHSSPVLKLAVGVDHIYSLAAHGGIRGWTFTSPSPLDNIIRSEIAAKEAVYLRRDDVRILVGTWNVGQGRASHESLLSWLGSVSSDVGIVAVGLQEVEMGAGFLAMSAAKETVGLEGSAIGQWWQDTIGKALDEGTTFERMGSRQLAGLLISFWVRKNLRTHVGDVDAAAVPCGFGRAIGNKGGVGLRIRVYDRTICFVNCHLAAHLEAVNRRNADYDHIYRNMVFSRSTSTLNSASGMVPYLFLYCSLAFCTYLFWLLYSSGFPLVLSAAAGVSTAVNMMKTSNTTTTLNTEETKPDLAEADMVIFFGDFNYRLFGISYDEARDFVSQRCFDWLREKDQLRAEMKAGKVFQGMREAIIRFPPTYKFERHRPGLAGYDSGEKKRIPAWCDRIIYRDSRSTPVSECSLECPVVSSILLYDAVMDVTESDHKPVHCKFHVKIAHVDRSERRRVFGEILKNNENTIKSMLDEYRIIPETIVSTESIVLQNQDTCTLRITNKSAQEKAIFKIICDGQSTVKDDGDASDYRLRGSFGFPRWLEVTPAAGVIKPDSYIEVSVHHEEFHTLEEFVDGIPQNWWCEDTRDKEVMLSLVVQGCCSNDTRKHQIRVRHCFSAKTVRIDSKSNGSRKHQGGSTNRSEPRQPSGSSDGSDDRRS from the exons ATGGAGGATGAAGACAAAGAAGCGCTTGCAGGCCTCAGCCCCGTTCCCCCGCCCCGCAAAGTCCACTCCTACAGCCAGCAGCTCCGCGGAACCACCGGGTCAAAACGCCCACACCCCGTTCGCAAACACAGCCTTGATGACATTCCAAGGCCTACTAATACTTGtacaacaacagcaacaacgaCAGTTGCTGACCATTTTTATGATTCTTCTGATGATGACTTGTTCAGTAACAACTCCAACGTTATTACCACTTCAGGGGTCCCTGTTAACGAGGATTACGTGTGCCCCGGTCCTGATGCCGCTGATGATCAGCAGCAACATAAGCCCTTTCAACCAATGGTTGAGTTCATTGGCAGTGGTGGTGGAACAGGTATATTTAAAGTGCCTAGTAGGGCGGCTGTTCACCCTGGACGGCCGCCCTGTCTTGAGCTGAGGCCGCACCCGTTAAAGGAGACTCAAGCTGGGAGGTTCTTGAGGAACATTGCTTGCACGGACACTCAGTTGTGGGCAGGACAGGAATGTGGGGTGAGGTTTTGGAATCTTGAGGATTCGTACGAGCCTGGGGCTGGGATTGGGGGCAGAGTTAGGAGAGGGGATGAGGATGCGGCACCGTTTTATGAGTCTGCGAATACTTCTCCTACAATGTGTTTGATGGTTGATTGTGGGAATAGGTTAGTTTGGACTGGACATAAGGATGGGAAGATTAGGTCTTGGAAGATGGATCAAACTTTGGATGATGCTAATAATCCTTTTAAAGAAGGCCTGTCTTGGCAGGCGCATCGCGGTCCTGTTCTTGCTATGATTTTTAGCTCCCAAG GCGATTTATGGTCAGGGGGAGAGGGTGGTGTGATCAAGATCTGGCCATGGGAATCTATTgaaaaatctctctctcttaaaCCAGAGGAAAAGCACATGGCTGCTTTGTTGGTCGAAAGATCATTCATTGACCTCAGGGCCCAAGTAACAGTAAATGGAGCATGTAGTATATCCTCTACAGAAATCAAGTGCATGTTATCAGATCATGCAAGAGCTAGAGTTTGGTGTGCTCAGCCTCTTTCCTTCTCACTTTG GGATGCCCGTTCAAAGGAACTTCTGaaagtttttaatattgaaggTCACATTGAGAATCGAGTGGACACGCAATCGGTCCAAGATCAACCTGTAGAAGATGAGATGAAGGtaaaatttgtttcttcaaaCAAAAAGGAGAAACCTCACGGTTTTTTGCAACGGTCACGTAATGCCATTATGGGAGCTGCAGATGCTGTTCGCCGAGTTGCAACAAGGGGTGCAGGGGCATTTGTAGATGATACCAAAAGGACAGAAGCAATGGTACTAACGGCTGATGGAATGATCTGGACTGGATGTACTAATGGCCTACTTGTCCAATGGGATGGAAATGGAAATCGTGTGAGTGATATTCTTCACCATCAGTGTGCTGTCCAATGCTTTTGCACTTATGGAAGTAGAATGTATGTGGGATATGTTAGCGGCTACTTGCAAATTTTGGACCTTGATGGGAATCTGACAGCATCCTGGATTGCTCATAGCAGTCCTGTGTTAAAGTTGGCAGTTGGGGTTGACCATATCTATAGCTTGGCTGCTCATGGTGGTATACGTGGTTGGACCTTCACATCCCCATCACCTCTTGACAACATAATCCGATCAGAAATTGCTGCAAAAGAAGCCGTATACTTGAGAAGAGATGATGTCAGAATCTTAGTTGGAACGTGGAATGTTGGCCAAGGAAGAGCCTCTCATGAATCACTTCTGTCATGGCTGGGTTCTGTTTCATCAGATGTTGGCATTGTCGCTGTTGGCTTGCAAGAAGTAGAAATGGGGGCAGGTTTCCTTGCAATGTCTGCAGCTAAGGAAACT GTAGGACTTGAAGGGAGTGCTATAGGACAGTGGTGGCAGGATACTATAGGGAAAGCGTTGGACGAAGGAACGACTTTCGAACGTATGGGTTCTAGGCAGCTGGCAGGCTTGCTAATATCATTTTG GGTAAGAAAAAATCTTAGAACACATGTTGGGGATGTTGATGCTGCGGCAGTTCCTTGTGGCTTTGGTCGTGCAATTGGCAACAAG GGAGGGGTAGGTTTGAGAATCAGAGTCTACGACAGGACTATTTGCTTTGTGAACTGTCACCTGGCAGCACACTTGGAAGCTGTCAACCGTAGGAATGCTGATTATGATCACATATATAGAAATATGGTCTTCAGCAGATCGACAAGTACACTTAATTCTGCATCTGGTATGGTGCCATACCTGTTTTTGTATTGCTCTCTTGCCTTCTGCACATATTTATTTTGGCTGCTTTATTCTTCTGGCTTCCCATTGGTGCTTTCTGCTGCAGCTGGTGTCTCAACTGCCGTCAACATGATGAAGACTTCAAAT ACTACTACTACTCTGAATACTGAAGAAACAAAGCCTGATTTAGCTGAAGCAGATATGGTTATATTTTTTGGTGATTTTAACTATAGACTTTTTGGAATATCTTACGATGAAGCAAGAGACTTTGTTTCCCAAAGATGCTTCGATTGGCTGAGAGAAAAAGATCAGCTCCGGGCAGAGATGAAAGCAGGCAAAGTTTTCCAAGGCATGCGAGAAGCAATCATAAGATTCCCTCCAACTTACAAGTTTGAAAGGCACCGGCCTGGTTTAGCAG GATATGATTCTGGGGAGAAAAAACGAATTCCTGCTTGGTGTGACAGAATAATCTATCGGGACAGTCGTTCAACACCAGTGTCTGAATGTAGTTTGGAGTGCCCAGTAGTCTCATCAATTTTACT GTATGATGCTGTCATGGATGTGACTGAGAGTGATCACAAACCTGTCCACTGTAAATTCCATGTAAAAATTGCCCATGTGGATAGATCAGAAAGAAGACGAGTGTTTGGGGAAATTCTGAAGAATAATGAAAACACAATCAAGTCCATGCTTGATGAATATCGTATTATTCCAGAAACCATAGTCAGCACTGAAAGCATAGTCCTTCAAAACCAGGACACATGCACTCTAAGAATCACCAACAAAAGTGCACAGGAGAAAGCCatattcaaaatcatttgTGATGGTCAGTCCACTGTCAAGGATGATGgggatgcatctgattatcgTTTAAGGGGCTCTTTTGGCTTTCCCAGATGGCTTGAG GTTACACCAGCAGCAGGCGTAATCAAACCTGATAGTTACATAGAGGTCTCCGTACATCACGAAGAGTTCCATACTCTCGAAGAGTTTGTTGATGGGATCCCACAAAACTGGTGGTGTGAAGACACCAGAGATAAGGAAGTGATGTTGTCTTTGGTAGTCCAAGGCTGTTGCTCAAATGACACAAGAAAGCACCAAATCCGTGTTCGTCACTGTTTCTCCGCCAAGACAGTCCGCATAGACTCAAAATCCAATGGTTCACGGAAACACCAGGGAGGTTCCACAAACCGATCAGAACCTCGGCAGCCAAGTGGTTCTTCAGACGGCTCAGATGATCGCCGAAGTTAA